In the genome of Vicia villosa cultivar HV-30 ecotype Madison, WI linkage group LG7, Vvil1.0, whole genome shotgun sequence, one region contains:
- the LOC131618846 gene encoding uncharacterized protein LOC131618846: protein MDNTDEELVLSMLEKERQSGSSARLKRRSVIDRSREEGHRQLFNDYFSENPIYTDEYVRIGESSAVECLERFVRGVNEAFGVEYLRRPNTNDFEHLIQMGESRGFPGMLGSIDCMHWEWKNCLVALK from the exons ATGGACAACACAGATGAAGAACTAGTATTGTCAATGCTAGAGAAGGAGCGTCAATCCGGAAGTTCCGCTAGGCTAAAAAGAAGATCAGTGATTGATCGTAGTCGTGAAGAAGGGCATAGACAATTATTCAATGACTACTTCTCAGAAAATCCAATATACACGG ATGAATATGTTCGAATTGGTGAAAGCAGTGCAGTTGAGTGCTTAGAGAGATTCGTAAGGGGCGTGAATGAGGCATTTGGGGTTGAGTATTTGAGAAGGCCTAATACCAATGATTTTGAACATCTTATACAAATGGGGGAGTCACGTGGATTTCCAGGCATGCTAGGTTCTATTGATTGTATGCATTGGGAATGGAAAAATTGTCTTGTTGCATTGAAATAA